A part of Syntrophorhabdaceae bacterium genomic DNA contains:
- a CDS encoding helix-turn-helix transcriptional regulator: MVKKSATDKKKVRDLLRQLREKAGLRQIDLAVRLNKPQSFVSKYESGEKTLNFLEVREVCQVLNIPMAEFVSQFEKQANES; encoded by the coding sequence ATGGTCAAAAAAAGTGCAACAGATAAAAAGAAGGTAAGAGATCTTCTTCGCCAGCTTCGTGAAAAGGCTGGACTTCGTCAAATAGATTTAGCCGTGCGCCTGAACAAGCCGCAATCCTTTGTAAGTAAGTATGAGTCCGGGGAGAAAACCTTGAACTTCTTAGAAGTAAGAGAAGTATGTCAGGTTTTGAATATCCCCATGGCCGAATTTGTATCTCAATTTGAGAAGCAGGCAAATGAAAGCTGA